The proteins below come from a single Candidatus Wallbacteria bacterium genomic window:
- the rpsF gene encoding 30S ribosomal protein S6 translates to MTKYHNYYESLIMMNPTMEAEGYQKLLDKVETIIHEEEGEVCKKDVWGVRRLSYQVKKQDNGYYVLIYFKALPTVQGKLSHFYTVTPDIWRHMTLKLNEQMVADYIPNLPKIPTEHKKVEEKI, encoded by the coding sequence ATGACAAAGTATCACAATTATTACGAATCTCTGATCATGATGAACCCCACCATGGAAGCCGAAGGCTACCAGAAGCTGCTCGACAAGGTCGAGACCATCATCCACGAAGAAGAAGGCGAAGTCTGCAAGAAAGACGTCTGGGGCGTGCGCAGGCTCTCCTACCAGGTCAAAAAACAGGACAACGGCTATTATGTTCTGATTTACTTCAAGGCTCTGCCCACTGTCCAGGGGAAGCTCTCCCATTTCTACACAGTCACTCCCGACATCTGGAGGCACATGACCCTCAAACTGAACGAACAGATGGTGGCAGACTATATCCCCAATCTGCCGAAAATCCCCACAGAGCATAAAAAGGTCGAGGAGAAGATCTGA
- a CDS encoding single-stranded DNA-binding protein yields the protein MATLNKILLIGRLTRDPELRYVPNGGPAVANFTLAVNRPFKNQNNERETDFIDIVVWRKLAENCKQYLSKGKLALVEGRLQIRSFEAQDGTKKKVSEVIADNIQFLDRFAQREENGAADVPPPPAASEMPPIEQIDGTGSEDHGEDIPF from the coding sequence ATGGCGACTCTGAACAAGATTCTGCTGATCGGACGCCTGACCAGAGACCCTGAGCTGCGCTATGTCCCGAACGGCGGGCCTGCAGTCGCGAACTTCACCCTGGCTGTGAACCGGCCGTTCAAGAATCAGAACAATGAACGCGAGACAGATTTCATCGACATCGTGGTCTGGCGCAAGCTGGCTGAAAACTGCAAGCAATATCTCAGCAAGGGGAAGCTGGCGCTGGTCGAGGGAAGGCTCCAGATCAGGAGCTTTGAAGCTCAGGACGGCACCAAGAAAAAGGTCTCTGAAGTGATCGCTGACAACATCCAGTTCCTGGACCGCTTCGCCCAGCGCGAAGAGAACGGCGCAGCGGATGTTCCTCCACCCCCGGCTGCTTCTGAAATGCCTCCGATCGAACAGATCGACGGCACAGGCAGCGAAGATCACGGCGAAGACATACCTTTCTAA
- the rplI gene encoding 50S ribosomal protein L9, with protein MKVILLEDIKNLGKKGALLETRDGYAQNFLIPKKLAVMATDGNRKMLDHLKKEKTIKDSRELIEAREMAEKLAESKLVIAAKSGEKGKLYGSITSPDIAEQIRIQLKMEIDKRKIELEAPLKEIGKFKIKIKLYHDVHASLALEIKALEE; from the coding sequence ATGAAAGTAATCCTGCTTGAAGACATCAAGAATCTCGGAAAAAAAGGTGCTTTGCTCGAAACAAGGGACGGTTATGCCCAGAATTTCCTGATTCCCAAGAAACTGGCTGTGATGGCTACGGACGGCAACCGGAAAATGCTGGATCATTTGAAAAAGGAAAAGACGATCAAGGATTCGCGCGAGCTGATCGAAGCCAGGGAAATGGCAGAAAAACTAGCAGAAAGCAAGCTCGTGATCGCGGCGAAAAGCGGGGAAAAGGGCAAACTGTATGGATCGATCACTTCGCCAGACATAGCGGAACAGATCAGAATTCAGCTTAAAATGGAGATCGACAAGCGCAAGATCGAGCTGGAAGCACCCCTGAAAGAGATCGGAAAATTCAAGATAAAAATCAAGCTGTACCATGATGTGCATGCCAGCCTGGCCCTGGAAATCAAGGCCCTGGAAGAATAG
- a CDS encoding DUF2232 domain-containing protein, whose protein sequence is MPSEKNEMLEGALYCALSFILFGSLLIFQTAGQVISIFSSLPMLLAAYRTPFKTAVMSLLASTFLVCLASPANSITYFTFYGLSGFLIGLFARKKFNPAGTIFFATFSCLAIFLIVILFLGGFTGSLPDGKFRQEALQVIDKLELDLLRDLEKSGKSVDEQKVALERFVQVLKIMFQIFYPSIFVFSASCFALIYYLLGQYLLLSYFRSEIVPFSLYSLPWKYIFVFIFSLGFYEAYTYLNHTNLMDMPDSTGGNLLRYSLNILISSLIFYYFQGLAIVNNYFERIKVFGLLALMVFLFLSLILTFILHNPLLALPLAFLFSELIRRSRSTSMAIVVVFVYSVLIPPFLLFLTLLGIFDSWFDFRKLEGVTHESNPA, encoded by the coding sequence ATGCCGTCCGAAAAAAATGAAATGCTGGAAGGAGCGCTTTACTGCGCTCTTTCTTTTATCCTGTTCGGCTCTTTACTGATCTTTCAGACAGCCGGGCAGGTGATTTCGATCTTCTCCTCGCTGCCCATGCTGCTTGCCGCCTACCGCACTCCGTTCAAAACTGCAGTCATGAGCCTGTTGGCCTCCACATTCCTCGTCTGCCTGGCCTCTCCAGCCAATTCAATCACCTATTTCACTTTTTATGGACTCAGCGGTTTCCTGATCGGCCTGTTCGCCAGGAAAAAATTCAACCCTGCAGGTACGATCTTTTTTGCCACATTTTCCTGCCTGGCCATTTTCCTGATTGTCATCCTGTTCCTGGGAGGATTCACAGGCAGCCTGCCTGACGGTAAATTCAGGCAGGAAGCTCTGCAGGTGATAGACAAGCTGGAACTCGACCTGCTGCGGGACCTGGAAAAAAGCGGCAAGAGTGTTGATGAGCAGAAAGTGGCTTTGGAACGATTCGTCCAGGTGCTCAAAATCATGTTCCAGATTTTTTATCCCTCGATCTTCGTTTTCTCAGCCTCCTGCTTTGCGCTCATCTATTATCTGCTCGGCCAGTATCTGCTGCTCAGCTATTTCCGGTCGGAAATCGTGCCTTTCAGCCTTTACTCCCTTCCCTGGAAATACATCTTCGTCTTCATTTTCTCGCTGGGGTTTTACGAAGCCTATACCTATCTGAATCATACCAATCTGATGGACATGCCTGATTCGACCGGCGGGAATCTGCTGCGTTATTCACTGAACATCCTGATTTCCAGCCTGATTTTTTACTATTTCCAGGGCCTCGCCATAGTGAACAACTATTTCGAGCGGATCAAAGTCTTCGGCCTGCTGGCCCTGATGGTTTTCCTGTTCCTGTCCCTGATCCTGACCTTTATCCTGCATAACCCGCTGCTGGCATTGCCGCTCGCTTTCCTGTTCTCCGAGCTGATCCGCCGCTCCAGGAGCACCTCAATGGCCATAGTAGTGGTGTTCGTATATTCAGTGCTGATCCCGCCTTTTCTTTTGTTTCTGACACTGCTGGGAATCTTTGATTCCTGGTTCGATTTTAGAAAATTAGAAGGAGTAACACATGAAAGTAATCCTGCTTGA
- the rpsR gene encoding 30S ribosomal protein S18 produces MRAPRKKICIFCKDNLTYVDFKKTELLRRYITEKGKILPRRVTGCCAKHQRCVGEAIKRAREIALLPVVGTDNH; encoded by the coding sequence ATGAGAGCCCCGCGCAAGAAAATCTGCATCTTCTGCAAAGACAACCTCACATACGTGGATTTCAAGAAAACCGAGCTGCTGCGCCGCTATATCACGGAAAAGGGCAAGATCCTGCCGCGCCGCGTCACCGGCTGCTGCGCCAAACATCAGCGCTGCGTCGGCGAAGCCATCAAACGGGCCAGGGAAATCGCTCTGCTCCCGGTTGTCGGGACTGATAACCACTGA